One window from the genome of Paraneptunicella aestuarii encodes:
- a CDS encoding N-6 DNA methylase has product MKFKADQTTQKLRGGYYTPKSLADYVTSWVCSINPEHIVEPSCGDGVFLQSIAEKTLNEHIQVTAYELFDVEAEKARARAAKSGLHNVQVNEGDFLDWANLALIEQAHPFDAVVGNPPFIRYQFLEKEFQLNTERVFQTLGLKFTKHTNAWVPFILASISLLRPGGRLGMVIPSEIVHVLHAQSLRTYLGTECSKVVIIDPQEIWFEGTLQGAVIIMAEKKIDFHEPTQGVAIESVRGFDFLETEPNQLFENAVGINGETIAGKWTKALFSPEDLDFYNGICQHDNVHLYSEIATVDVGIVTGANKFFLIDDETVTRHKLHKYVHPMFGRSEHCKGVIYDKAQHQSNRDSGNPTNFLLLEDELDTYPDSVKQYIAQGEQEELHKRYKCRIRKPWYKVPSVYATSIGMLKRCHDAPRLISNQISAYTTDTAYRIKPLGNVEPETLVYFFMNPITAISAELNGRYYGGGVLELVPSEIEKLWLPIPDGVETQLALLDEEIRTLPMEEVLRRNGYRVLQHIGLSQQEVERLVQIWSWFRDRRQRK; this is encoded by the coding sequence GTGAAGTTCAAAGCAGACCAGACAACCCAAAAGCTCAGGGGTGGCTACTATACACCAAAATCTTTGGCTGATTATGTTACAAGTTGGGTATGCTCAATAAATCCCGAACACATTGTAGAACCTAGTTGTGGGGATGGCGTCTTCTTACAAAGCATTGCAGAAAAAACACTCAATGAACACATACAAGTCACCGCATATGAATTGTTCGATGTCGAAGCTGAGAAAGCCAGAGCAAGAGCCGCTAAATCAGGGTTACATAATGTTCAAGTAAACGAAGGTGACTTTTTGGATTGGGCCAATCTTGCATTAATAGAACAGGCACATCCCTTCGATGCTGTCGTAGGTAATCCACCGTTCATCCGTTATCAGTTCCTTGAAAAGGAATTTCAGCTGAACACAGAACGGGTATTTCAAACACTCGGTCTTAAATTCACTAAACACACCAATGCGTGGGTGCCTTTTATCTTGGCTTCTATTTCATTATTACGTCCAGGTGGTCGACTCGGCATGGTCATCCCATCGGAGATTGTGCATGTTTTACACGCGCAGTCGCTACGTACTTACCTTGGTACCGAATGCAGTAAAGTTGTCATCATAGACCCTCAGGAAATTTGGTTCGAAGGTACACTGCAAGGTGCAGTGATAATTATGGCTGAAAAGAAAATAGATTTTCATGAGCCAACTCAAGGTGTCGCCATTGAGAGTGTGCGCGGGTTTGATTTTCTGGAAACTGAGCCTAATCAACTCTTCGAAAACGCCGTCGGAATAAACGGTGAGACTATCGCAGGAAAGTGGACTAAGGCTCTGTTCTCACCCGAAGATCTGGATTTTTATAATGGCATTTGTCAACACGATAACGTCCACCTCTACAGTGAAATTGCTACTGTAGATGTTGGAATCGTTACTGGTGCAAACAAATTTTTTCTAATTGATGACGAAACGGTAACGCGACACAAATTACATAAATACGTGCATCCTATGTTTGGGCGCAGTGAGCACTGTAAAGGTGTCATATATGACAAGGCACAACACCAGTCAAATCGTGATTCAGGAAATCCAACGAACTTTCTTCTTCTTGAGGACGAGCTCGACACCTATCCCGATAGCGTGAAGCAATACATCGCTCAGGGCGAACAGGAAGAATTACACAAGCGCTACAAATGCCGAATCCGCAAACCTTGGTACAAGGTGCCTTCTGTTTATGCTACCTCTATAGGAATGCTTAAGCGCTGCCACGATGCACCACGTTTAATTTCCAACCAGATTAGTGCATACACCACTGATACAGCTTACAGAATAAAGCCGCTGGGTAATGTTGAGCCCGAGACTCTTGTGTATTTCTTTATGAATCCAATCACTGCAATTTCTGCTGAGTTGAACGGGCGTTATTATGGTGGTGGTGTATTAGAGTTGGTGCCATCAGAAATTGAAAAGTTATGGCTACCTATTCCTGATGGAGTTGAAACGCAGTTAGCACTCCTTGATGAGGAAATTAGAACACTGCCAATGGAAGAGGTATTACGCAGAAACGGCTATCGTGTGTTACAGCATATTGGTTTGTCTCAGCAAGAGGTCGAGAGGTTAGTTCAAATTTGGTCTTGGTTCCGGGATCGGAGACAGAGAAAATAG
- a CDS encoding MFS transporter, translated as MAFVMPLIHSVWNALLNNFVVEKAAFTGAEIGMLQSLREVPGFLAFTAVFILLVVKEQTLALVSLAIMAIGVAMTGWFPFEIGLYATTVLMSIGFHYFETVNQSLTLQWLPKDQSAHFMGKQISVKSFASLTAYASIWVLMEWFGYSYNVMYMLAGGAGLIIVMLLWVMFPQFQQHSTQHKHMVLRKRYWLYYALTFFSGARRQIFMVFAAFMMVEKFGYSVGDISLLFTINYVFNLLFAPSIGKWIHKVGDRKALCFEYTGLVLVFSGYAFVDSSLMAGALYVIDHLLFAISIAVKTYFQKIAKHEDIASTAGVSFTINHIAAVVIPAVLGVVWLTSPGFVFFVGAGFALCSLVLAMNIPAEPSEGNEVVKNPLGWANLQAKPQMGE; from the coding sequence ATGGCATTTGTAATGCCGTTGATTCACTCTGTATGGAATGCGCTGCTGAATAACTTTGTAGTAGAAAAAGCCGCATTCACCGGCGCTGAAATTGGTATGTTGCAGAGTTTGCGTGAAGTGCCCGGCTTTTTGGCCTTCACTGCGGTATTCATTTTATTGGTGGTCAAAGAGCAGACGCTAGCGCTGGTGTCTTTGGCGATCATGGCGATTGGTGTTGCCATGACAGGCTGGTTTCCTTTTGAGATTGGCTTATATGCTACAACGGTATTAATGTCGATAGGCTTCCATTATTTTGAAACCGTGAACCAATCCCTCACTTTACAATGGTTGCCCAAGGATCAAAGCGCCCACTTTATGGGCAAGCAGATTTCGGTGAAGTCTTTCGCATCGCTCACCGCCTATGCTTCTATCTGGGTTTTAATGGAGTGGTTTGGTTACAGCTATAACGTGATGTATATGCTGGCCGGTGGTGCCGGGTTGATCATTGTGATGTTGTTGTGGGTGATGTTTCCACAGTTTCAACAACATTCCACGCAGCATAAACATATGGTTCTGCGTAAACGCTATTGGTTGTATTACGCACTGACTTTTTTCAGTGGTGCGCGCCGTCAGATCTTCATGGTATTTGCTGCTTTCATGATGGTTGAAAAATTCGGTTACAGTGTTGGTGATATAAGCCTGTTGTTTACCATCAACTATGTGTTTAATTTGCTGTTCGCCCCGAGTATTGGAAAGTGGATCCATAAGGTGGGTGATCGCAAGGCGCTATGTTTTGAATATACCGGCCTTGTATTGGTGTTTAGTGGTTATGCGTTTGTGGATAGCAGTTTGATGGCTGGTGCTTTGTATGTTATCGACCACTTGTTGTTTGCTATTTCCATTGCAGTGAAAACCTATTTCCAGAAAATTGCCAAGCATGAGGATATTGCTTCGACGGCGGGTGTCAGTTTCACCATTAATCATATTGCTGCAGTTGTGATTCCTGCGGTACTTGGAGTGGTCTGGTTGACTTCGCCTGGTTTTGTATTTTTTGTCGGCGCAGGGTTTGCGTTATGTTCATTGGTGTTAGCGATGAACATTCCTGCTGAGCCAAGCGAAGGCAATGAAGTGGTTAAAAATCCGTTGGGTTGGGCTAATTTGCAAGCCAAACCCCAAATGGGAGAGTAG
- a CDS encoding phospholipase D-like domain-containing protein, with product MAKVFALTQGLAPNHDHEYAINNLIDSPWANDLFISVAFVKEAGVSKIEAALHRQNNIAQVFVGISNGITSKQALAKLLAIGVHPYVIDMGTQASLFHPKLYAAIGDQQATVIVGSANLTGRGLSGNVEVSTKVELDLTEHDDSQYVSTLVDPFRALIGQYPLNVFQITTGNQLDDLVSEGRLEDESVKKGASVTGTKSPGGRSVAIPSLPIHRRKPQALPQLLPVQVAPNPQNPQVAPVTGLVWASKELTERDLNIPTGSNTNATGSMYLKKGLFGGIDQRHYFKDIVFAGLTWTPDARLSKRHLLRATANFEIIINGISNGYYNLRLTHNSKTDTPTYKENNSMTQIHWGTAKAIIAQRGLLGKHMALYYLGDSNYQIEIT from the coding sequence ATGGCAAAAGTGTTTGCACTTACACAGGGTCTTGCTCCCAATCATGACCATGAATATGCAATAAATAACTTAATTGACTCCCCGTGGGCAAACGACTTATTTATCAGTGTGGCATTTGTGAAGGAAGCGGGAGTATCAAAAATTGAGGCGGCGCTACATAGACAGAACAATATAGCTCAAGTATTTGTGGGCATATCCAACGGAATAACCTCTAAACAGGCATTAGCCAAACTCTTGGCAATCGGTGTACATCCTTATGTTATTGACATGGGGACACAAGCAAGCCTTTTCCATCCGAAACTTTATGCGGCGATCGGCGATCAACAAGCCACCGTTATTGTGGGGAGCGCGAATCTCACAGGGAGGGGGCTTAGCGGTAACGTAGAAGTGAGTACAAAGGTAGAATTGGATTTAACTGAGCATGATGATAGCCAGTATGTATCGACACTGGTCGATCCATTCAGAGCCTTGATTGGTCAATACCCACTGAATGTTTTTCAGATCACCACAGGAAATCAGTTAGACGATCTCGTAAGTGAAGGGCGGTTGGAAGATGAAAGTGTCAAGAAGGGGGCTTCTGTTACTGGCACCAAGTCTCCTGGCGGGCGGTCAGTTGCAATCCCTTCATTGCCAATACATCGCAGAAAGCCTCAGGCGTTGCCGCAACTTCTTCCTGTTCAAGTCGCCCCCAACCCGCAAAATCCGCAGGTCGCTCCTGTTACTGGATTAGTTTGGGCAAGCAAAGAATTAACGGAAAGAGATTTGAATATCCCTACTGGCAGCAATACTAATGCAACAGGGTCTATGTATTTGAAGAAAGGTCTATTCGGCGGTATTGATCAGCGGCACTATTTCAAAGATATCGTGTTCGCAGGACTTACCTGGACACCTGATGCCAGACTCAGCAAGCGTCATCTATTAAGGGCAACTGCCAATTTTGAAATTATTATTAATGGTATATCCAATGGTTATTACAATTTGCGTCTGACTCATAACTCGAAAACGGACACGCCAACGTACAAGGAGAACAATTCAATGACTCAGATTCACTGGGGAACTGCAAAAGCAATTATCGCTCAGAGAGGACTGCTAGGTAAGCATATGGCTCTTTACTATTTGGGTGATAGTAACTACCAGATAGAAATCACCTAA
- a CDS encoding MFS transporter gives MNQTELRGAFSLAAIYLMRMLGLFMIMPVIALLAPAYPDYSPMLVGLAIGGYGLTQALMQIPMGMLSDRFGRKPIIAFGLVMFVAGSVIAAMADSLWMVVFGRVLQGAGAIAGAVMALAADISRENQRAKVMAIIGIAIGFSFYLAVIIGPVIASSMGLSGIFSVTAVLAVLCFPLLFFGVPSIDQAAPRGDTLPSLEGIRQLVSEPSLWRLNISVLLLHCLITLIFVQLPVLFLNQGWQLAEHWTLYLPILIASIFGMALLMGLQRKLLGGHIMRLSILMLAMACSGLAWHGEKALFLFFFVWVFFSAFNYLEANFPALVSSIAPAGQKGSAMGIYASFQFFGAFLGGVLSGYLSGHFDIHTVFVTATGMCVLWLFMFVGFQGAQHLKRYTLAYNLPGVSTEELRELFGNIDGIIDFTIVPQESAVYLKVDSQVFDLQQARKIANPESAS, from the coding sequence GTGAACCAAACTGAATTACGTGGCGCCTTTTCACTAGCGGCTATCTATTTGATGCGCATGTTAGGGCTATTTATGATAATGCCTGTGATTGCATTATTAGCGCCCGCTTATCCTGATTATTCTCCTATGTTGGTTGGCCTTGCGATTGGCGGTTACGGTCTAACTCAAGCTCTGATGCAAATCCCGATGGGAATGTTGTCTGATCGATTCGGGCGTAAGCCTATTATTGCTTTCGGCTTGGTCATGTTCGTTGCTGGTAGCGTGATTGCGGCAATGGCAGATTCGTTGTGGATGGTTGTGTTTGGGCGTGTGCTTCAAGGCGCTGGTGCTATTGCTGGAGCCGTAATGGCATTGGCGGCTGACATCAGCCGTGAAAATCAACGTGCTAAAGTAATGGCAATTATTGGCATTGCCATTGGCTTTTCATTTTATTTGGCTGTGATTATCGGGCCTGTGATTGCTTCAAGTATGGGGCTGTCGGGGATTTTTTCTGTAACCGCTGTCTTGGCTGTGCTGTGTTTCCCCCTTTTGTTCTTCGGTGTTCCATCTATTGATCAGGCCGCGCCAAGAGGTGATACGCTTCCTAGTCTCGAAGGCATTCGCCAGTTAGTGAGCGAGCCATCCTTGTGGCGTTTAAATATCAGCGTGTTATTGCTGCACTGTTTGATAACCCTGATTTTTGTTCAGCTTCCCGTTTTGTTTTTAAATCAGGGCTGGCAATTAGCCGAGCATTGGACGCTGTATCTGCCCATTCTTATTGCCTCTATTTTTGGTATGGCGCTATTGATGGGGTTGCAACGTAAGCTGCTAGGTGGCCATATCATGCGTTTAAGCATTTTGATGCTGGCGATGGCATGTAGCGGTTTGGCTTGGCATGGTGAAAAAGCCTTGTTCCTGTTCTTCTTTGTTTGGGTGTTCTTTTCTGCATTTAACTATTTGGAAGCGAATTTTCCGGCACTGGTTTCCAGTATTGCGCCAGCTGGGCAGAAAGGTTCTGCGATGGGCATTTATGCCAGCTTCCAGTTCTTTGGTGCTTTTTTAGGTGGAGTGTTGTCAGGGTATCTGTCCGGACATTTCGATATTCACACGGTTTTTGTTACTGCCACAGGCATGTGTGTATTGTGGCTGTTTATGTTTGTTGGCTTTCAGGGAGCCCAGCATTTAAAACGTTATACATTGGCTTATAATTTGCCGGGTGTTTCCACCGAAGAGCTGCGAGAGCTGTTTGGCAATATTGATGGCATTATTGATTTCACAATAGTGCCGCAAGAATCTGCCGTTTATTTGAAAGTGGATTCTCAGGTATTCGATTTGCAACAAGCGCGCAAAATAGCGAATCCTGAGTCAGCCTCATAA
- a CDS encoding DUF3299 domain-containing protein has protein sequence MKKLFVALGLLLVTNLGFADEVKELYWEDLVPKDFVMPDTPEVDHNNPMAQMNPVAPIIPELNGQLVKIPGFVVPLEGDDVSLTEFLLVPFFGACIHVPPPPSNQIVYVKFAKPIPVDSLYDPVWVTGKLSTEAWTGEIASVGYRLTGTKVEPFE, from the coding sequence ATGAAAAAATTATTTGTGGCCTTGGGGCTGTTGCTGGTAACGAATCTGGGCTTCGCTGATGAAGTCAAAGAGCTGTATTGGGAAGATCTGGTACCCAAAGATTTTGTTATGCCAGATACTCCAGAAGTTGACCACAATAACCCTATGGCACAAATGAACCCGGTTGCCCCCATTATTCCTGAGTTAAATGGGCAACTAGTTAAAATTCCCGGGTTTGTGGTTCCCTTGGAAGGGGATGATGTCAGCCTGACAGAATTCTTGCTGGTGCCGTTTTTTGGCGCTTGCATTCACGTGCCACCGCCTCCGTCTAATCAGATTGTTTATGTGAAATTTGCCAAACCTATTCCGGTTGACAGTTTATACGATCCGGTTTGGGTTACAGGTAAGCTGAGCACAGAGGCATGGACTGGAGAGATTGCCAGCGTGGGTTATCGACTCACTGGCACTAAAGTAGAGCCCTTCGAATAG
- the uvrA gene encoding excinuclease ABC subunit UvrA, producing MDKIEIRGARTHNLKNINLELPRDKLIVITGLSGSGKSSLAFDTLYAEGQRRYVESLSAYARQFLSMMEKPDVDHIEGLSPAISIEQKSTSHNPRSTVGTITEIYDYLRLLFARVGEPRCPDHNAPLEAQTISQMVDNVLALPQDSKMMLLAPVVQGRKGEHIKTLENLAAQGFIRARIDGEICDLSDPPTLDLHKKHDIEVVVDRFKVRDDIQLRLAESFETALELSSGVAKVAYMEGDGDEMVFSANFACPHCGYSISELEPRLFSFNNPAGACQVCDGLGIRQFFDPARLISNDELSLSGGAIRGWDKRSYFYFQMLQSVAEHYKFDLNIPYKDLPEQAQQVLLYGSKGTAIKFKYINDRGDIMERKHPFEGIIPNMERRYRETESNSVREELAKYLNHQPCPSCHGSRLRLEARHVFVGETNLPTVSDFSIADALGFFNDLSLVGKRAQIAEKILKEINDRLKFLVNVGLNYLTLSRSAETLSGGEAQRIRLASQIGAGLVGVMYVLDEPSIGLHQRDNERLLSTLTHLRNLGNTVIVVEHDEDAIKMADYIVDIGPGAGVHGGEIVAKGTLEQILASEDSLTGKYLSGKEAIEIPEHRTQNKDNLWVKLEGASGNNLQNVTLEVPIGVMTCITGVSGSGKSTLINDTFYRIAHRELNGATSDEPAPYASIDGLQHLDKVVDIDQSPIGRTPRSNPATYTGIFTAIRELFSGTQESRSRGYKPGRFSFNVKGGRCEACQGDGVIKVEMHFLPDVYVPCDVCKGKRYNRETLEIKYKHKNIHEVLDMTVEDARDFFSAIPAVHRKLQTLMDVGLSYIRLGQAATTLSGGEAQRVKLAKELSKRDTGKTLYILDEPTTGLHFHDIKQLLAVLHRLRDHGNTVVVIEHNLDVIKTADWIVDLGPEGGSGGGQIIATGTPEALCDNTQSHTARFLKPILEAGR from the coding sequence ATGGATAAAATAGAAATCCGCGGTGCCCGTACCCACAACCTGAAGAACATTAACCTCGAACTTCCTCGCGACAAATTGATTGTCATTACAGGTTTGTCCGGCTCAGGTAAGTCCTCACTTGCATTCGACACCTTATATGCTGAAGGACAACGACGATACGTTGAATCCCTTTCGGCCTATGCCAGACAATTTTTGTCCATGATGGAAAAGCCCGATGTTGACCATATCGAAGGCTTGTCCCCCGCCATTTCCATTGAGCAGAAATCCACATCTCATAACCCGCGCTCAACCGTAGGCACCATCACCGAGATATACGATTATTTGCGTTTGCTGTTTGCTCGTGTCGGCGAGCCTCGCTGCCCGGATCATAATGCACCTTTGGAAGCGCAAACCATCAGCCAAATGGTCGATAACGTGCTGGCTCTGCCGCAAGATAGCAAGATGATGCTACTTGCACCCGTTGTTCAAGGGCGCAAAGGCGAACATATCAAAACACTGGAAAATTTGGCTGCGCAAGGCTTTATCCGTGCTCGAATTGACGGTGAGATCTGTGATTTATCCGATCCTCCAACTCTGGATCTACACAAGAAACATGACATTGAAGTGGTTGTGGATCGCTTTAAAGTGCGCGATGACATCCAGCTCCGCCTGGCTGAATCCTTTGAAACGGCACTGGAGCTTTCTTCGGGTGTTGCCAAAGTGGCTTACATGGAAGGCGACGGGGATGAGATGGTATTCTCGGCAAACTTTGCTTGCCCACACTGTGGCTACAGTATTAGTGAATTGGAACCTCGTCTGTTCTCGTTCAACAACCCGGCTGGGGCTTGTCAGGTTTGTGATGGTTTGGGAATCCGACAATTCTTTGATCCTGCCAGACTGATCTCCAATGACGAACTCAGTCTTTCTGGCGGTGCCATTCGAGGTTGGGACAAACGCAGTTACTTCTATTTTCAAATGCTGCAATCTGTCGCCGAGCACTACAAATTTGATCTGAATATTCCCTATAAGGATTTACCAGAACAAGCACAACAAGTGCTTTTGTACGGCAGCAAAGGAACAGCGATCAAATTCAAATACATCAATGATCGCGGCGACATCATGGAGCGCAAGCATCCATTTGAGGGAATTATTCCCAACATGGAGCGTCGTTATCGCGAAACGGAATCCAATTCTGTACGTGAAGAACTTGCCAAGTATCTTAATCATCAACCTTGCCCTTCATGTCATGGCAGCCGTTTGCGCTTGGAAGCTCGCCACGTTTTTGTGGGCGAAACCAACTTGCCTACAGTTTCCGATTTTTCCATTGCTGATGCATTGGGCTTTTTTAACGATTTATCTCTAGTAGGTAAACGCGCCCAAATCGCCGAAAAAATACTGAAAGAAATCAATGACAGATTGAAGTTTTTAGTTAACGTAGGATTAAATTACCTTACCCTTTCTCGTAGTGCTGAAACACTGTCGGGTGGTGAAGCTCAACGTATCCGCCTGGCTAGTCAAATTGGCGCAGGGTTAGTTGGTGTCATGTACGTACTGGACGAACCTAGCATTGGTTTGCATCAACGTGACAACGAACGCCTACTTAGCACCCTGACTCACCTGCGTAATCTGGGTAACACAGTAATCGTGGTTGAACACGATGAAGATGCTATCAAAATGGCAGATTACATTGTTGATATCGGTCCCGGCGCTGGCGTTCACGGTGGCGAAATCGTTGCTAAAGGTACACTGGAACAAATTCTGGCAAGTGAAGACTCACTAACAGGAAAATATTTATCAGGCAAAGAAGCCATCGAAATTCCTGAGCACAGAACACAGAATAAAGATAACTTGTGGGTTAAATTAGAAGGGGCTTCTGGTAACAACCTGCAAAACGTTACACTGGAAGTGCCGATTGGCGTTATGACCTGTATAACCGGCGTATCAGGTTCAGGTAAATCGACCCTGATTAACGATACTTTCTATCGTATTGCTCACCGAGAGCTGAACGGTGCAACCAGCGATGAACCCGCCCCTTATGCGTCTATTGATGGCTTGCAGCACCTGGATAAAGTGGTCGATATCGACCAAAGCCCAATTGGTCGTACACCGCGCTCAAACCCGGCAACCTATACCGGGATTTTTACGGCCATTCGTGAGCTGTTTTCAGGTACGCAGGAGTCCCGTTCTCGTGGTTATAAGCCTGGTCGTTTCAGCTTCAACGTGAAAGGCGGGCGCTGCGAAGCTTGTCAGGGTGATGGTGTAATCAAAGTAGAAATGCACTTCCTGCCCGACGTTTATGTGCCTTGCGATGTTTGTAAGGGCAAGCGCTACAATCGCGAAACACTGGAAATCAAATATAAGCACAAAAACATCCACGAAGTGCTGGATATGACGGTTGAAGACGCTCGCGATTTCTTCAGTGCAATTCCGGCGGTACACCGCAAGCTACAGACCTTAATGGATGTAGGTTTGTCTTATATTCGACTGGGGCAAGCAGCCACAACACTGTCTGGTGGTGAGGCTCAGAGGGTAAAACTGGCAAAAGAGTTATCCAAACGTGACACCGGAAAGACCCTTTATATTCTCGATGAACCTACAACCGGGTTGCATTTTCATGATATAAAACAGCTACTAGCGGTTCTGCATCGTCTGAGAGATCACGGTAATACGGTTGTGGTTATTGAACACAACCTTGATGTCATCAAAACAGCCGATTGGATAGTAGATTTAGGCCCTGAAGGGGGTTCTGGCGGCGGTCAAATCATCGCAACCGGAACACCGGAAGCCTTATGTGATAACACGCAATCTCATACCGCTCGCTTTTTAAAACCCATACTTGAAGCAGGAAGATAA
- a CDS encoding acyl-CoA thioesterase — MFEEVYKVRFYETDALKHVSNTVIVQWFEAAREPIFKLFTPDLNLDTWPLILANYKVDLLKQIFLGEVTIKTWISRIGNSSFGIYQEVWQNGHKCSSGETTMVHFNYQNSCSEAIPENVRALLEEHIIAGE, encoded by the coding sequence ATGTTCGAAGAGGTTTATAAAGTCCGATTTTATGAAACTGATGCACTTAAACACGTGAGTAATACCGTGATAGTGCAATGGTTTGAAGCTGCTCGAGAGCCGATTTTCAAGCTCTTTACGCCAGACCTGAACTTGGACACCTGGCCGTTGATCCTAGCCAACTACAAGGTGGATTTATTAAAGCAGATATTTCTCGGCGAAGTCACCATTAAGACCTGGATTTCCCGCATTGGGAACAGCTCTTTCGGTATTTATCAGGAAGTCTGGCAAAACGGGCATAAATGCTCATCCGGCGAAACCACAATGGTACACTTCAACTATCAAAACAGTTGCTCCGAGGCAATACCTGAGAATGTCAGGGCATTACTCGAAGAACACATCATTGCAGGCGAATAA
- a CDS encoding single-stranded DNA-binding protein — translation MASRGINKVILVGNLGQDPEVKYMPNGNAVTNISIATSESWKDQSGQPVEKTEWHRVVMFRKLAEIAGQYLRKGSQVYIEGKLQTRKWQDQNGQDRYSTEIVAENMQMLGGRTEGGAGGYQQNQGMGGGAPQQPSYQQMPPQRGGNMNQGQPAQQPGGFNQAPQQPHQPMSEPDFDFDDDIPF, via the coding sequence ATGGCAAGTAGGGGAATAAATAAAGTTATTCTGGTCGGTAATTTGGGACAAGACCCTGAAGTAAAATATATGCCGAATGGCAATGCAGTGACCAACATTAGTATCGCGACGAGCGAAAGCTGGAAAGATCAGTCAGGTCAGCCTGTTGAAAAAACCGAGTGGCACCGTGTTGTCATGTTCCGTAAGTTAGCGGAAATCGCAGGCCAGTATCTGCGCAAAGGTTCACAGGTATATATTGAAGGAAAACTGCAAACGCGTAAGTGGCAGGATCAAAACGGTCAGGATCGTTACTCTACCGAAATTGTTGCTGAAAACATGCAAATGTTGGGCGGTCGTACTGAAGGTGGTGCGGGTGGTTATCAACAAAACCAGGGGATGGGCGGTGGAGCTCCACAACAGCCATCTTACCAGCAAATGCCACCACAGCGCGGCGGTAATATGAACCAGGGACAACCTGCTCAACAACCCGGTGGTTTTAATCAGGCTCCACAACAGCCTCATCAACCAATGTCAGAACCAGACTTCGATTTTGACGACGATATTCCGTTCTGA
- a CDS encoding 2OG-Fe(II) oxygenase: MPQFIKSYDGVLSPELCKKLMRTFDKSKKPQPGRTGGGVDTDKKISMDLSIVKHPEFQAEAQEVLAKTTQYVIEYFREFYFALIGPLGLTLPDPKTGKPVKVTQDNFAEICEPQLPMLVQSLFRLGDVTLQKYKQGRGGYPYWHSEVYPQLPHNDALHRIMLFMFYLNDVEEGGETEFYYQDVKLKPKQGTMVIAPAYFTHTHRGNIPKSGDKYILTSWVLFHPAETLYRAPPK; this comes from the coding sequence ATGCCACAGTTCATCAAATCCTACGATGGCGTACTATCTCCCGAGCTTTGTAAAAAGCTCATGCGTACCTTCGACAAGAGTAAAAAACCACAACCGGGCAGAACTGGCGGTGGCGTCGATACCGACAAGAAAATCAGCATGGACTTGTCCATCGTTAAACATCCTGAATTTCAAGCAGAAGCTCAGGAAGTGTTAGCCAAAACTACTCAATACGTGATCGAATATTTCCGAGAGTTCTATTTCGCACTAATCGGCCCATTGGGCTTAACCTTGCCGGATCCGAAAACAGGTAAACCGGTCAAGGTCACTCAGGATAATTTCGCAGAGATTTGTGAGCCCCAGTTACCGATGCTGGTACAAAGCCTGTTCCGATTGGGTGATGTCACCTTGCAAAAATACAAGCAAGGCCGTGGAGGCTATCCTTATTGGCATTCAGAGGTTTATCCGCAATTGCCTCATAACGATGCCTTGCATCGCATCATGCTATTTATGTTTTACTTAAATGATGTGGAAGAAGGTGGAGAAACGGAATTCTATTATCAAGATGTGAAGCTTAAGCCTAAACAAGGCACGATGGTGATTGCTCCGGCTTACTTCACTCATACGCACCGAGGCAACATTCCCAAGAGCGGTGACAAATACATCCTGACCTCATGGGTATTGTTCCATCCGGCAGAAACGCTATACCGCGCACCGCCTAAATAA
- a CDS encoding DUF3392 family protein, translated as MDWLFSLNSDASNWLWNYRNVLVTSWIAVLLVLYGDNINRLLKRAMQPYHYILRMLSFVLLCSFGYGLLANYGEVAVSKLVGLPDRNWFAGMVISIYFVLGILAERKNQA; from the coding sequence ATGGATTGGCTTTTTTCTCTTAATAGTGACGCGTCTAACTGGCTATGGAATTACCGCAATGTGCTAGTCACGTCCTGGATCGCAGTGCTACTGGTTTTGTACGGCGATAACATCAACCGACTACTCAAAAGAGCGATGCAGCCTTACCACTACATATTACGCATGTTGTCTTTTGTTTTACTCTGCTCATTTGGCTATGGATTACTTGCCAATTATGGCGAAGTGGCTGTGAGTAAATTGGTTGGATTACCAGATAGAAACTGGTTTGCGGGAATGGTTATCAGTATTTATTTCGTATTGGGTATTTTGGCTGAGCGCAAAAATCAGGCTTAG